From the genome of Haladaptatus paucihalophilus DX253, one region includes:
- a CDS encoding inorganic phosphate transporter, with translation MAILTSFIVVAGAIATSLAMAWALGASSNSPPFAPAVGANALSTMRAAFLLGILAALGAITQGGNISKTVGEGLIAGVQLTPLAAIAGLLTAAGFIALGVRTGYPIPAAFATTASIVGAGLALGGEPAYGTYREIVTFWAAVPVMSITIAYTTGYLLRRTSLSEQITLPILGGIVGIIVANMPSALIPAPGTAQGTIASYVSNSLEMSVPTIIGAYDLVMVSTSLILGLFAVGLLRRILNRSIDHGVRLFLIGLGSLVAFSSGGSQVGLATGPLEPLFESQLRLPGTILLSIGAIGILLGAWMGSPRILQAVARDYSSLGVLRSIAALIPAFIIAQTAIILGYPISFNNIILWSIIGSGLTEGTESISVRKTSYTVAIWLLTLFGAGVTGFILYRIFAVIL, from the coding sequence ATGGCTATCCTGACATCATTCATTGTTGTGGCTGGTGCGATCGCCACGAGTCTAGCGATGGCGTGGGCACTAGGCGCGAGTAGTAATTCTCCCCCTTTTGCACCAGCGGTTGGTGCAAATGCCCTATCGACGATGCGCGCCGCATTTCTTCTGGGAATACTTGCTGCTTTAGGAGCGATCACACAAGGTGGCAATATTTCGAAAACGGTGGGAGAAGGGCTGATAGCGGGCGTTCAATTAACACCACTCGCAGCGATTGCAGGTCTACTGACAGCAGCAGGCTTTATTGCACTTGGAGTTCGGACAGGATATCCGATTCCAGCTGCGTTTGCAACCACGGCGTCTATCGTTGGCGCGGGACTGGCACTTGGTGGAGAGCCTGCATATGGGACCTATCGTGAGATTGTAACATTCTGGGCAGCAGTGCCGGTGATGTCGATCACAATCGCCTATACAACGGGCTACTTGCTCCGTCGCACCAGTCTCTCCGAACAAATTACGCTCCCGATCCTCGGTGGAATCGTTGGTATTATCGTTGCGAATATGCCCTCGGCACTGATTCCTGCTCCTGGTACTGCACAGGGAACCATCGCGAGTTACGTCTCTAACTCACTAGAAATGAGCGTCCCGACGATAATCGGGGCGTATGATCTCGTGATGGTGTCTACGAGTTTGATTCTGGGACTATTCGCAGTCGGGTTACTTCGACGAATACTCAATCGTTCGATCGACCATGGAGTTCGGCTCTTTTTGATTGGTCTCGGAAGTTTAGTCGCTTTTTCGAGCGGTGGCAGTCAAGTCGGCTTAGCGACCGGTCCATTGGAACCTCTGTTTGAATCACAGCTGCGTCTTCCAGGGACGATTTTGCTATCGATCGGAGCAATTGGGATTCTGTTAGGAGCATGGATGGGGTCGCCACGTATTCTCCAAGCAGTTGCCCGTGATTATTCGTCGCTTGGCGTTCTACGATCAATTGCAGCGCTGATTCCGGCGTTTATCATCGCTCAAACCGCGATAATTCTCGGCTACCCGATCTCATTCAACAATATTATCCTCTGGAGTATCATTGGAAGTGGCCTAACTGAAGGGACAGAAAGTATCTCCGTCCGAAAAACAAGTTATACAGTCGCAATTTGGCTGCTCACGCTCTTTGGTGCAGGAGTCACGGGATTTATATTGTATCGGATATTTGCCGTAATTCTGTAA